aatacgctgcgattgatagatcaaaagttacagccaaaaaactcaagattttcgtcgtcatttctctgctgctggtcctacgctctttttgatgtgttttctgagttcctgggggtcgaatcaccCTAGAGATGagcatgcaaatcgattccgagacgagaaatttccggctccgaaaatgaccaaaaaagtaaggctaacccctttggatttttggcgaaaatttcgacgattccaaaaaatgctgcaattaattctttgaggccctattccgacgtaattttgcgagaggaatcgattcggcgcagtcccaatacgctgcgattgatagatcaaaagttacagccaaaaaactcaagattttcgtcgtcatttctctgctgctggtcctacgctctttttgatgtgttttctgagttcctgggggtcgaatcaccCTAGAGATGagcatgcaaatcgattccgagacgagaaatttccggctccgaaaatgaccaaaaaagtaaggctaacccctttggatttttggcgaaaatttcgacgattccaaaaaatgctgcaattaattctttgaggccctattccgacgtaatttcgcgagaggaatcgattcggcgcagtcccaatacgctgcgattgatagatcaaaagttacagccaaaaaactcaagattttcgtcgtcatttctctgttgctggtcctacgctctttttgatgtgttttctgagttcctgggggtcgaatcaccCTAGAGAtagtcatgcaaatcgattccgagacgagaaatttcccgctccgaaaatgaccaaaaaagtaaggctaacccctttggatttttggcgaaaattttgacgattccaaaaaatgctgcaataaattctttgaggcgctattccgacgtaattttgcgagaagaatcgatttagcgcagtcccaatacgctgcgattgatggatcaaaagttatagcccAAAAACTCAaggttttcatcgtcatttctctgctgctggtcctacgctctttttgatgtgttttctgagtttcttggggtcaaattactcaagagatggtcatgcaaatcgattccgaaacgagaaatttccggctccaaaaatgaccaaaaaagtaaggctaaccccttcggatttttggcgaaaattttgacgatttcaaaaagtgctgccataaattctttgaggccctattccgacgtaattttgcgagaggaatcgattgagcgcagtcccaatacgctgcgattgatagatcaaaagttacagccaaaaaactcaagatttccgtcgtcatttctctgctgctggtcctacgctctttttgacgtgttttctgagttcctgggggtcgaattaccctagagatggtcatgcaaatcgattccgagacgagaaatttccggctccaaaaatgaccaaaaaagtaaggctaacccgcttggatttttggcggaaatttcgacaattccaaaaagtgctgcaatcaattctttgaggccctattccgacgtaatttttcgagagaaatcgattgagcgcagacccaatacgctgcgagcagtgCATGAAAAGTCAGAGCCGTATAACTCAAGATTTTTCCCgttatttctttgctgctgatttcttctttcattggCGTCGTATTTGCTGCTCGAGTGCAAATTATGATCTTCTTGCAGAAAGCAAGATACTAATTGAATTCTCGCGCAGAATTTCTCCGCTTGCAACGAAGTCTTGCTTACGCCTTTAGGTTCCTCAAATTAAAATTAGGCTGACAATGAAGTATGCCAGAATCATCTCCCGAAACACTTTACTGACTTCTTCTTCTGCAAGGAATTGTACGCGCTTGGTTTCAACTCGCACTCGTCAACAGATCAACTGTCACGGCCGAATCACACAAGTTCTGCACCAGCTCCTCGATGAGGTAGGGAAGAAAAGTTACAAATTGTTGAACACAATTACAGTTTATTCATTATGCCTTTACTCTTGTACATGTCATCGAGTTTCAGTGTATAGTACCTACTCTAACCATCTATCAAATCGTACTTAATTACAGGAATACatcaatgagaaaaaaaattacagaaacatTACATCATAACTCTAACCCCTATACGGGGTAGAGATGAAGTTCAAAATACATTGTCTAGAGTAGAATTCGCAAATTTCCATATGAAATCGTCATGATGGTAGTTTGTTTGTATGCTTTGAATATATGCAcgcttacatttttttgtgcCCTTCTGCAGAATACAATCTGTATCATATTGTATATTTCTTGCTATACATAATCTGCattgaaatcaataaataaaaaaatttaccaattttCTCCACCTATTTTGTCAGATGTTCACCCTACAAAGTTTTGAATGCTTTTTTGCAATCCCTCGTATCGGactactctagaaagggtcgtcaGAACCAATTctaagacgacaaattttcagcttgaaaaaaaggaaggtaagtacttttaaaaatttttagtgcAACTTtcgcgaaattgaaaaaatgctgaaattgatttattcgAACGCCATATAGCCGTCATTATCCGAGGAAAATCTATCAGCACAGTCATGACTCACTGCGATCAAGGGTTCAAGATTGACTTGcaaaaatcaaagaatatttaatattttcttcctATCATCCCATTCTAAGTTAACTTACCTTCCgacattgaaataatttttttctccagacCGCACTCGTTTGTTCTTTGTTTACACCCATTCACGCACTTGTCATCTCATACCTCACACGAGTTCCTGGACAATTTTAACCCATGGTTGATGCAGAGCGATGGAAGTGATCACTTTCCAATATGTGTATTCCCTGTATGGTTCATGATTGAATTCATTTACAGTGCCAAAATGTGTACTCATTTGAGTTCTGCACACTCACCACCCACATCGCAATTTTTGATGGAAATGGATGTACGAATATTGTGACATTGTTTGATGAAGTGAAATCACCGGTGCACCACACCAGAAATAACCACACCCGCCATCTCTAGGCTCGAGGCTTCCCATCTGCTCAaccaaagatttttttgaGATGATACTGTTGCAGGTTTCCAAGAACACATTTTTTACCACGATATTTAGCTTTGTGGTTACtcaaaatgtgttttttttttttaattttacttcaGGCAGAATATCTTGCAAAGAATCCAGGTtatattccaaaaattcaaaatacgacggtaatgaattttcatgttttcatttgaagccgaaaagaattttaatgacagaatataaataaataattatacaaaaattgaaagttgaTTTATAACAATTCATTTCATAACGCGTTGTAATTATGAAAACGAATTTGATGATTGATTCTCAgcggaatttcatttcattagaaaaaaatgaggtgcagtatgagaaataaaaaattgcagaattaaaaagaattttcatcacACCGCATTTCTTTACTTAACTATTTTGAAATGCTCCTTACtccaaataaataattccctTTTCCACTCGTTTCTTCGTtcttgaatttatttcttccaTTAAGTTtgtagaagagaaaaaaagaggaaataaataaacacgaaacaaatttaaaaaacccaGACGAGGGCAATCTAAGGTGGACAATTTTATAGCGTATAGTTCAGGCAAGAATATCTCGGGGGCAACAAATTACACCGTCTAAAGTCGGAGACTGCAACGTCGGTTGGTTTTTTACAATCTACAGAGCAGAGTGAGGCAACAATTTCTAAACTAATTCGTAGCGTTACTCTTTCGCGGTGCAATTGCACTCGTAACAACGTCGAAGGCTTTTCTTCAACTGATTTCTCACGTGAATTCCGTGCACTCAAGTTTTATGGGGTTAGCATTTAACGGAGAAACTATATACCGTCGTGAATTTATGCCTTTCGGCCGCTGCAAAAACACGCGAATACGGTTCTCCTGCGGAATCataaacggagaattttcaatctttcatTTGTCATTacttaacaaaaatttttagtaataCCCCGCtttaaatgtaaaatcaaaattgcaGCTGACGATTAAAACTatgtatttatacatgtataatacggAATAAAACAACACGTTATATGTAATATtagttgtataatattttatcgtacacaaaggcattattactattttattattattattataattgttgtggttgttattgttgttattattatcatcatcatgaaatcattatcgttatatattttacaatgTTACATtacatgttattattattagacaATTTATGCTTTatccatatattatataatatgttaCATGCATTGTACCGCATTTATCGGtcaaatatgtatatcatttcattgtttcaatcaaatgatttcaaataatGCGGCGATAATTGCAAATCTACATTCTATATGAtacaaattatattattatttcactcgGACAGGAgatttattttacagattagggtaggtatatagaattttattaactatagataataataattgcattaTTTCATACGGAAAGTGAATTCGATCAAGCTCTTCGTTTTACCacattcaattattatcatcattgtacattacaatataatattattcgtaagatttttaatcagagaaaataataaattcaaaatcacaattaaaatgaatctaatttttcatatatacatattatattcttattatGGCGAACAGACAGATTCATTGTCGCTTCTTAGTATCACTCTACTTCTTTTCGtcgtcttcttctctcttcgaTCGTTAATTCACTTGTCACACTTACTTTCTACTCATATGTATTACGGCATATATAATTAGCACTGCTACTTTATATACACAGCGTTTTAAACAACTAGTTGTTAGACTATCTAATACCTATTTGGGTGTGTACatagatatacctatatatactttatactTTGATATATTTACATCCTGCTCTcacgattttttcataacaatataatataatattgaacTTTATTGCGAAAAAGGAGGTTTCAGCAGCCCGGAAAAATtatgactccaaaaatcaacATGGGTTTCACCATTTTGCGCGATGAaaatggacattttttttataattgaacGTCAATATCGTgttgttaattattttcgtCTTCACTTATAttcgctgaatttttttattttcgttacgttcagtttcttctttgtttcatatttttaattcttttcttcCGTGCAATTTTCTTACTACAAATATATCCGGTTACATCTATTTTATGATCGTTATAATATACGGCGAAATATATAGGATTGTGATCGATCTATAACCTAATTATGGGATTACGTAATTCTATTTCACCCTATATATATTCACATGCGGATATACATTACAGAACATTGCTATGAtaggtgtataataattagtaTTTACATATACCTTGAGGAATCATTGGGTGATTCACTCGAaaatcatatatatacaattctcagttttggaataataattacaggaAAAACATAGTTTTAAgaattgaaatcattttatAATTGCAATTGCGTAAACCGATTGATTTCATATTCTCACGTTTATGTTATTCAAGATTCTTGAATTTGCACGACGACGCAAGAgtcgaggaaataaaaaaaaagtcaagtaTGAACTCCCCGTACGTGAACAAATCGAACGCTCTGTACTTTATTACGTAAATCAAATGCTAATTATTGACTTTAATTAATCAACTCAATTGTTTcgcgtatatacctatatatttgcGAAGTCGCGATGCTCGTATCGAATTTCTACAGGCAAGAAAATCCGAAATGCTTGAggcgaaaattatttattcataaaatattgctGAGAGAattggaaattcattgcataAAATGTGACAAAATGGCTTCCTGAATTATCAAATCTTGATCTGTGTCTTTTTTCCACGTTCACGTTTCCTTTTGAATATTCGGAAATTTGGCGAGTATtagtttcacattttttgttttcatttcggatttaattttgattagtttttttgtttcgttttgtttCGTCACGGGcttcttttcccttttctaattattattttcatcttgGTGACCGCAATGATTACGTCATCACCGCGGACATCATCGCCAGGACAACCATCGCCTGGAGGGCTTCGACGGTTCCCAAAATCGCTGCGCTTCTCGACGACATTGACTGAGCCGTGTTGTCGTCTCGGGGTGCAGATCCTTCGGATCCTCCACCGCCGGAATCCTCGTGTCGATCCCGAAGCCGGATATCTAGGGGTGAAATTAAGGGGGTTGATTCGCAAGgatcgatactttttatgaattttgttgcagaaagatcttaaaaatttcggattcgttcgatttcactctacgatggctgattttatttaaaacacTATTTTTCACAAACTCATTGAAACACTTTTCTGTTCAAATCGTCATCGTTGAATAGAggattttataatttacacCGATTTTCATTGTGATCAACATATGACAACATCGAATGGTCtgctaaaagaaaaacagaaatgttgtttaagtgaatttttcataaaatagtCTTCTTCTTGCATTAAAGGAGCCATCctagagtgaaatcgaacgaatcaactaagttttaaaaaattttgaagggATTCGAAACGAAGCATCGATACCTAATTGATTCTTTGTATAAAATTCCAGTACTTtctgtttttgtattttgaggAAGATCTCCGCAGGTTACGATTACAATAATCTGGTAAATACTCAAGGTGCGAttatctcgtaataaaattgataaaaagtatcgattttacCCAATTTCTGATCTCATTCATCCTTCGGTTTAATTTCGTTTATGACTAAAATAACACCGTTAATCGTAATcctacatgataaaaaaaagaagatcctGAAATTGGTATTTACTTTTGAAcgattacaataaaaatggaTTTGAATTAAGCGAAAAGCAAACTTAGacagaaaatcaatttcacaaATATAAAAACACTGCGATTTAATACCAGCTGACCAGTCTGCGATaaatcgttgatttttttttttttttcaacatctcattttttcttttctttccttctccattttttctcaCCTCTGTCCTTGTTCGCCGCGGGTTGCGAGGGGTCGATAATATCGCCGGCGATTTCATTGGGTCGGGATATTTCTGGACTCAGACGAGCCTTCTGTTTCGTTCTTTGCTTTTTCTCCACTGctatgatgaaaatattattcagtgAAGATATTgggagggaaaaaattcacaataagCTGAGGATCGAAAAAGCTCACCTTTGCTGACGATTGGAATCGGCGTCGTCGTTGATTTTTGCTTCGGGGTTGTCGGATTCGGTATTTCTGCAGCGAGAAACGCGGATTGTAcatatgggaaaaaaaatcgcgtgTGCTTTGATTCGAAAAATGCGATGCAACGGAGaagtgagaggaaaaaaagaaagaaaaattattatgattcCGAGGATAACTCACCGTACAATTTTATGCTGCCATCCGTATCACCGAGCGAGTTTTTCGATATGCATTTGTAAGATCCGTAATCGTTTGCCGACACAGATTTTATCGTCAATTTCATCGTTACTTTGTACTCTTTGTCGAGTAGCACTGGTTCGTATTTATCACCTGAAACAAAATTACCCGGTACTTGTAGAAAACGgtttgataagaaaaagaaatcagatTATAAATTCCATTAAATAACTGCAACGGTAGAATAActtttttgataattatacACACATTGAAATAATTCCATTTCGATAGTTTTGTGGTTTGCTTCGAGTCTTCGATGTTTTTTCCTCTCGCACATTCTCGTCGCTATTATGAAACCgattaaattgtaattttcactTCCGCCaagttttaaagaaatttgcaCACCAGCTTATATATTCTCTGTACCGTCTGCAGGAGAGTAAAAGCTCCGTGAAAAGGTTCCAATCACGCCTAGGAGATGGCGTAGCAGATTCAACAGAAGATGGgacaaaattgcaaaagttgtttcttttttctccgcgGTCGAAGGACCGGCgtaaatcgaagaaaaaatcagcTTGTTTGTGGTGCGATAAAAACTAAGCGAgcgaaaaatatcaaatgctgcgaacattttttttttttttttcttttttcttcaatcgaACAATGTTCCGTTAACGATTTTATAATCCTTCAGCATCAGTTCTCCGCTATAAATAACAAGAAAGTTTATATTTCCGGATGAAAGCTTTCGTAGATGTTTTAGAACTTGCACTTTATTATTgcatgaattgaattgaaatatctCTCGTTCTCTCGCTTCCTGGTTtcactgagaaaaaataataataaaataaaacaatcgaCCGGTTGAATAGAAAACCTTGCACATCGTAGCgtggagaagagaaaaaaaaaaattgggtacATAAAGTTGGCAGAAGCAAAGCGTCGGTCGTATGAAAATGCCTGTCATAAAGCACTCCATCACATTTCATTTAATCCGTTCTTACTGTGATTATTCatgttttcaattattactGTAGATTATGGCTGCGTTTCTTGctgtcattattattgttattacccTGATATCTAACAAACTCGAGTTCAATTGTGAGCGAGTGTAAGGATATTCATAACGGAAGATGAATAATACTGTGGAGTAGAAAACGAAACAATTAATACTCGTTGCATGCAGCAGAATCTCAATGCTCCAGTATAACTCGCTCTACATTAGCTACGCTGCTCGAGCCATTATAAGAAAGAacgtatatctatacctaCAGGTAAACTTGATTCCGAGTCGACGAGaatgtcatttttgaatttaacaTCCGACGTTACGCTCTCAAGTGATAATTAGCAGCTGCAGTAAATTTACTCGCGGCTCAGTGAGTAATGAATCTAGAATGATAcgtatttttgtttgtcaccttttttttgacgaaaattttaaatccgattggcaaaagagagagaaagacatATACGTcactttacatttaaaaattggttaataaatcaaaaacaacACATTGACGGTGTTAATTACTTTTGTGTAAACGGTTGCTGCTTTGTATCGTTaattcatgtaaaaaaaaattagcaatatAGACTGTAAGAAACGAGATTACATTAAAAACTCATTTCCCGATTAAatacgcgaaaaaaaaatagtttgaaaaagaaatgaggaGAATCAGAGTACACCGTGAAAAAAACAATGGCGAGAGGAAGGCTCGAAGGGTGCGGAAAAATTGGAGCTTCGAGGTCACGCCATCGTCTCGTTATCGAGCAAGAGGGTGGACGACCAGGATCTCTATATACGCCATGCCGATGTATTTACGACGATGTATTTGCCCCAAAGGAGATATATAGTATCGGGTATAAGCAGCCTTATCGGTACTGCGTTAGGGGTAATAGTGTACCTTATACACAGTGCAGGTCGAACTGTGTGAGATATCCTGAGGCGAAATTCGCGAGTTCGAGCCGCGCGAAGCAGGCTTTCTGATAACTGCgacgaatatttattttcgtgaTAATAAGCTGCACGCGTTTTAAAATTCCATTTCACACTTactcatataaatataaatcgcGTAGATAGATAATACAGTATAAAGCTCGACACATTTTTGTTCTCAACAGCCcataagaattttgaaaacccCGCAACAACCCATAAGAATATTCGAAACaccatgaaaataatttaaagccccgtagaatttcaaatttcttaacaACCTTGTAGGAGCACGACGGAGccaccaaaaaaatttgataaattttgctTTGTTTTTAATTGAGATATTATTAGACgtttgttttatatatattgaattCGAGTATGAAACATTCTTTTACGATTTATTTAATACAGGTAGAATCAAAGGATGCagagtttatttaaaaaacaaaataataataattttgacaaattttttgaagagGTCTGTCATGCcccaaaagttattttttctttctaatatAGCAAAATGATAATGAATTTCTTCGAGACAGATTAAAACAACTTGTACCCGGTGCTCAAAAGCCAGAGAAAATAATTAGCGGCTTAAACGGCTACTTGGTTTTTCGAaagccgataaaaaaaaaataaaaacttccaAATGCCATGagaattcaagattttttgtAAACCGCAGAGACCAGGTTTTTCTCACTTGTTTCCTGATTGTAGTTGCGAGTGGAATGAGGGTGAGTTGAATTATTGAGGATGGGGGAAAGGGTTGCGTTGAGGAAACGCGTCGCTTGGCCCCGGTTCTAATTACATCCGTGCCTGCGTGGCCCTAATCACGCGATGTCGTCGGTGTAATTGGCCCCGGTTTAGAGAAAGGGGTGCCTCGACTCGTGTACAATTTGCCGCGGAATTCTTATCCCTCGTTTTCGCCCCCGCCCCCGCCTCGAGCCCCGCGTGTCGACGGTAACTCGAGACGCGTCGTCTGCGCTCCAACTTCCCTAATTTATCAGCGGACGAGTCAATTGCTGCAAGCCTGCTccacttaaattgaaaaaaagataatgattttcacttattttcagAAGTGCGAAgcgatgaaatttcattttctcactTTAGACCAATTTGCGAAGAAAGTCTTCTCTTCTTGATATCTTCGacaattttctcataaaattCTGGTGTCGTTATTAAGCTGGACAATTccttgctaaaaaaaaaaaatcaaaaatcgaattgcaataattgtattgctttttttcttagccgaaaaaaaatattcaaaaaacgaaacgctgatggaaaaagtaaaaacgaaaaaaatacccTCGTTTCATTTAATCGATACCGAAATTCTCAGAACTCACCCTTTGTTATCATTTCACCATTTTCCCTGGTCCAATAGTTGATGGACTTTGGATAGGCTTCCGAGGTGCATTCGAGGGTCATTTGCTGACCCTGACGGGCTCCCACCAGCTGATTCGGGACAGAAATCATCGGCGGGACTGCAATCAGCAAGGACTTTTGTTAGGACATTAAATGAGTCGAAAAAAGTCGATGAAACGAGCGACGTGTGTCTAGAAATGCGACGTTTCGCCTGAAGACGTTTTTGATTCGttttcaaaagaaataaaaaaaaaaaaagcaacgaAAGACGCAAAGCGGATTGATCAAGATTGCAAATCGTATCTGTAAGATGCGAAAAAATTCGTTCCTTTTACAACCGGGATGAAAATATCGCAATCAGAATGCAATCTGGCGTTTTGGTTAAATTCTGAAACGTAGAAATTtaccaaaaaagaaaacaaagaaaaacgtGAGACAAATTAgagacaaattaaaaaaattaatcggcGACACTCACAGTGCACTATCAGGGAAATCCTCTTGCTCACCGTGGGCGGAACGCCGTTCGATGCGATGCAGAGATAGGCACCCATGTGGAGGCGATTAACCCTCGTGATGTTGTATACCGATCCTTCAACCGAAGCGACTGAAAAATATGCGCACGATAAATCGTTGCTCTCATTCCTCTTTTCGTTCGACTGTCACAGCGGATTGGAAATGACCGGTTTATCAGAAAAGAACGGTTCCGCGAATAGGATCGAGCGAAATCGTTTTTGGCTGATAATGTTctcagaatgaaaaaaaaaaataataagtaaataaaataacgatagATTGATCTCACCGATTTTTCCAAAGTGCATACTCATGAAGTgagttttcagaatttttatctcCAATAGTTTTCGATTccagaaaaaatagttttatcaGGTAGAGCAAAAAATCGAGAACTTATTCCCAAGAAATCGGTTTCGCTGAAAATATGAGAAAGAGATAGCGACTCgggattttcacatttcttttcAGTCTCCTGATACCCAGAATTATTTAAGCTGGGAAGTCGTATTTTTATGTCTATATATGATTTTGTTACCAAAAAATCGGTTTTGTCCAAAATATGAGGAACAGACAGTGACTCGGGATTTTCATAATTCACATCATAAACTGCTTACTCCAATGATTCGAGATTGGATtcaaaaaactgtatttttatgTTCTTCGGAAGCCGATCTTGTAccgattttatttccaaaaaattaatcttgtGCCAAAAGATGTCGTTCAAACGACAGTCTTGTGCTTTTGACAAGCcgattattaatattcttcctcttcttctctcatCGTCGTCCCTGAACGAATGGGTCACGAAGTCACGAAGTGCCAACGTCTCTGACAAGCGGATAGAAATCGGTTATCCACGACGTTATCGGCCCGTCACGCACACCGCTTATTAGCCTTCGAGGCTGTTTCCGCATTCTCTCCcattctatatacatatgtattccTCGGGTCATCGCGTGCCTCCATAATTATCGCAATTAATCACCGAGCTCAGCGAGCTCTGATCGCCTATCGTCCGATCCTGCATGCCGACGGCTTATCACCGTCGCGATAATTGACTTGGACATGTTGTATCGAATTTAGGGAAGAAAAGGATCACACAGTGAGAAAAAGGTTCAAGATATCCATCggataattaaaatattatcattattatgattGCTATCTTCTTTtggatttcgattttttttccttcttttttctacattcGATCGAATgaggggttgaaaaatatttgatccCTTTACTCTTATATATCTGATTCTAAATTTGCATCCATCAattattatagtataataGAATTCAGCTGAGAACCGAAAagggggaataaaaatttgtaaacgaAAGTACGAAGAAGATTTCAAAAGGACAATGCGAACCATTTGAAGGACGAATGATGACGTGAAAGCTAAAACGCGAAAATCTCAATTCGGTAACTGAA
The genomic region above belongs to Diprion similis isolate iyDipSimi1 chromosome 8, iyDipSimi1.1, whole genome shotgun sequence and contains:
- the LOC124409390 gene encoding neurotrimin-like; protein product: MLGHKCPYTAATCDQKIAGKRGRDFSLRVVIVVLVTGSSFAQSSSSLSPEGPTFDVPISNVTIPVGREAVLACVVGNLSTYKVAWLRVDTQTILTITNHVITKNYRIAITVNDHRTWQLHIRDVRESDRGFYMCQINTDPMKYQTGFLDVVVPPDIEDYPTSTDMVVGEGSNVTLRCSATGSPKPNITWRREDGSLIQLMGQSKEVASVEGSVYNITRVNRLHMGAYLCIASNGVPPTVSKRISLIVHFPPMISVPNQLVGARQGQQMTLECTSEAYPKSINYWTRENGEMITKGDKYEPVLLDKEYKVTMKLTIKSVSANDYGSYKCISKNSLGDTDGSIKLYEIPNPTTPKQKSTTTPIPIVSKAVEKKQRTKQKARLSPEISRPNEIAGDIIDPSQPAANKDRDIRLRDRHEDSGGGGSEGSAPRDDNTAQSMSSRSAAILGTVEALQAMVVLAMMSAVMT